GCAAGAAGCAAACGGAACCAGCGGGTTATACGAAGCGCAGATGCACGCGCCGCGCCAGCAGATGCCAGCACTGAACGAACAGCCCACCCAGCACGCTCCTGACCACCAACCCCGCAGCCACCTGCGAAGTGACATCCTCCCAGATGGGCAGCGTGCTGATCAGTACACAGCTCAATAGAACTAGGCTCAACATCACTTCGGCGCTTCCCCAGATTCGGTATGACCTGGAAACCATCGCACTGAGGCCCCGGTGAGCCGCACACGCTGCGAGCAGAAGTGACAGGGCCTGAAGCACATTGAGTTGCCACAGCAGGGGCGCGTTGGGAATAAGTGGATGAAGAAGCACGGTGTGCAGCATCGGGAGCATACATAAAGATCGCATAAAGACTCTTTCAACTTTCTCGCAACCAGTGCAACATGCAATGACTGCTCTGCAACTGAATACTCCGAATCGCAACAAACTTTGTGCTGCACAGGCTTCAGGGATTCAAGACGCTCTTTGATATGTTCTGTTGAGACCCATAAAAAACTCGCAGGGACCTTGCGAGTCACCTGCGAGGAGAGCGGGGGGGATTCAGTTGACTTTGACGAGGAAGCTGAGTTTGAGCGTCTCGTCGACCAGCAGCGTGCCGATGGCCCAGCGCACGTTGGTGTACTCGCTCGGCAACGCCGCCACCTGTTTGGTCACGCTCTTGCCGTTCTCGGTGGTGGTCACGCTCTTCTGCGGCGACGCGGCATACGTCTTGCCGTTATCGACGCTGTACTGCGTGTTCCAGCGGTCCGTGCTGCCCGTCGCACTCCCCGCGAAGGTCGTGCCCTTGGGCACCGGCACACTGATAGTCGGATTCTTGACCAGCTTGCCCGACACGTTCACCACCGTCACTTCTTCGCGCAGCACATCGTTCGGCAGCACCGATTTCGGGCTGGGGATCACCGTGTCCACCGCTTTGCCGTTCACGGTGGTGGTCTTGAGCTGGTCCTGCGTCAGCGTGACCTTGACCAGCGGGGTCCTGGCGCTCGGCTGGGTGGGCTGCGACGCCTGCAACGCGCCCGCACTGCTCCCCAGCACCACCACACTCATCATCATTCGCTTCATACTTCCTCCTCTTTCCTCTGAGATCATCTACGTTCGCTGAGGCTGTGACTTCCTGTCGAGAGGAGATCATACACGTCTGATCTCCTTCTGAGCGGCTGACCAAAACCATGAGAGCAGGTGGGGCGCAGCAAACACCTCGCACATGAAGTTGAAAGAGGGCCTGAATCTGCTCACAGCTGCCAATCCACCAAATGACACGGGGCCTTTTGTCGGCTTCCGTATTTTGGAGCGCACGACAGCCTTCGCTCTGAACCCGCGTTCATCAAATTTACGGCGCGTTGCCGGTCTGTAGATCTTCCAGCAGGTGTGCGAGCGCCTTGAGCGGCTGTTTTTTGGCCGCAGCACTGGTGACATCCCGGACCAGTTGCGTGGCACTGACCTTTCCGAGCAGGCAGAGCTGTTCGAGCCTGAGAAATTCAGTGTCTTTTAGGTGGCCCTTAAGCAGCAGTCGGAGGGCGGGACGGGCATGCGTCCTCTCTTCAGCAGGTGACAGTTGCAGCAGCAGGCCCTGATCGTTCTCGTAGGGGAGAACCGGCGGCTTGAGCGCCTGGATGGAGGGCAGAGACACAGAATGCAGACGTTCCGAATCGGGAGCGACGTAGCGTGCCTCGGTGTCCGAGAGGATATCCCAGGCATACGCGCCTTTACTGCGCCGAAACGATGTGGTGTGTCTCAAAATCGCTTCGGCCAATGCGACGCGGTTCTCCACGAATGCGACGGGCGAAGCTCGCACGAATTTCTTCGCCACACCGTCGGTCACGCCCATATTTTTGATTCGTCCGATCAGCAGCAGTTGTTCGGGTGTCAGCGGGTGATCCGGGCGCTGTGCGTGAAAGGTGTAGATGACCGTCTGGGTCTTCCCACGCCCTTCGTACTCGACTTTTCTGAGGAACTCGCGCTTGATCAGCTCGCGGTGGGGTGGTTCGATTGCCCGGCGGATTCGGTCGGGGGAGAGGTCGATGAGGCGAAGCAATTTGCCCCAATCAACGAGCTTCATGGTGAGTACCTGAGTGCGCTGAGCTTCGGGATCGCTGAAAAACAGGGTGTCGAGCAGGCGATACAGAATTCCGGCCTGATTTGAAGGCAACGACAGCATGAAGTCCAGGTCGACCGGTTTGAGGTGCTTGGTGCGGAGATTCTCGGCGATATCGCGTGCAAGCGTGATCCGCAGACCGGTGCCGCTGCCGAAGGTATGGGCATTCAGAGGGTTGCCAGACACGTTGACGTCTTCCACCTTCTCGATGACTTCTCGATGAAGCGGAAGGTCGCCCGGCGAGTTCCCATGCCGGGCGTGTCGATCCAGCCACTGATGCGGTACGTCGTACCGGTCAGACGCATGAGGCCGTCGTGCAGCATGGCGTAGGAGCGGCCACCGTCGCTGCGGCCCATCGCCTTGAGCAGCTCGTACGGTGTGGTCACCACCCAGTCGCCCGAATGGCCGCCCTGTTCGAGATACATGTTGATGAGAACCAGCATCAGGTCGTTGTCGGGGCCATGCGGATACCCGTAGGCATTGCCCAGACACTCGACGTTCATGGCGCGGCCTGCAATTTCAAAGGCGTGCGTCCAGGTGGTTTCGCCGGGCTTCAGCCGCTTCTGAAAACTGATCAGCGATGACTGAGCAAGGTTGAGTTCATCGAACCGGGTCGTCGAAACGGGAACGAGAGGTTTCACCACCGTCATGCTTCAAGGTAACACACCTTTTCTTTGATGAAGATCAAAATATTTAAGATCTTAACTGCTTTAACTACATTGATGATCATCATCAAGGAGAATTGGTGAATGTCGTCTCAGCAGCGCTTTACGGAGTTTTTCCACCGAATGACACGGGCGAATGCGGGTTTTTTCCACCGGATGACACGGGCAAACCCAAAAAATCCACCGAATGACACGGGCAACCGCATCAGACGACGACCCGTTAGGAGAGGCTTACTCGGGTTTCCACCGAATGACACGGGCGAATTCTGGAGAGTTTCCACCGAATGACACGGGCGAAATTCGGGACTTTCCACCGAATGACACGGGCGACCAATTGAGGCAGGCTAGTGGTCTGATTCAGAAGAACGCTGGGAATTGTCTGGGGGGAGATGGCGCTCACAGAAGCGCTTGATGTTGGCCAAGATGTCATCGGCGGATCGGGTCCAGACAAAGGGCTTCGGTACGTTGTTCGTCTGAGAAATGAAGGCCTCGATGGCCTGCTCGAGATCATCTTTCGAGGTGAAGTTGCCCCGCCGAAGACGCTTGCGGCTCAGCAGGGCAAACCACGACGCCACCAGATTGAGCCAAGAGCCACTGGTCGGCGTGAAATGAACGTGCACGTTCGAATGGGCCAGCAGCCAGTTCTGGATGATCTTGGTCTTGTGAGTAATGTAGTTGTCGAGAATCACATGGACCTCAAGTCCCTGAGGGACTTGAGCGTGCACCACATCGAGAAATGTCCGGAACTCCTCTGCACGGTGCTGTGGGTAACATTGACCGATCACCGTGCCAACGCTGGCATTTAGGGCCGCGATCAGGGTTGTGGTGCCATGCCGGACATACGTCGGCCCCGTCGCCTCAGGCTGTCCTGGCAGCATTGGGAACGTGGCGCTGCCACGCTCCAGTGCCTGAATCTGCGGCTTCTCGTCGATACACAGCACCATCGCCCGATCGGGTGGCGCAAGGTACAACCCGACGATGTCTCGGACCTGTTCGATCAGCAACGGATCCTTTGAGAGCGTGAAGGACGACACCAGATGGGGTCTGAGTCCGAAGGCCCGCCAGATGCGATGCACCGCACGTTGCGTCATCCCACTCACCTGAGCCATGCCGCGCGTACTCCAGTGGGTTTCGCCCTCTGGCAAGGTGTCCAGCGTGAGGCGCACGACCCGTAGGGCGGCCTCATCCTGGATTGTTCGTGGCGCGCCCGATTTGGGCGCGTCCCTCAACCCCTCTAACCGCTCGGCAGCAAAGCGTTTGCGCCAGGTGCCGACCGTGTCGTCACACAGGCCGACGTGCGCACCGATCTCCGTGAGCGTCCATTCCGGATGATCTGCGCTCAGCAGCATCACCTTCGCACGGGTCGCCAAACCATTCAAGACTTGGCGCTCGTCGTCGCTCAAGATGGGAACGGGAGATTGACGGCCGCGATGCATGTGCCACCTCCGCGATCATTCTATGCCCGCTGATCCCAGCGTTCTTCTGAATCAGACCACTAGCGAGCGCAACTGGGTCGTTATGGTTTCGCTCAGGTGCACATCATGAACCCTTCTTGTGCGTCTTCACGTCTCAAGCTCGAAACACCGATGCAGACCATTGAGGCGCGGCTCATCCGCTACTTCGTCCAACTGGACATAGTTTGAGTGGTTGGCCGACCGCTTTCGTTGTGTTGTTGTCTTCGAACTTCAATTTACTCTCGATCCCACTCAGAGAACGCCCTGCATCCGGCAGAAAGATTGGCTGAGCTGCCCCCGGACTTGAGAACGCCTGCGCTCAACTTGCGCTCACGTCATGACTGGACAGACGCCGCAGAGAAGAAGGCGGCTCAGAAGTACTCAATAGACCCGTGTGCTTCTGCACCCGGTTTGGCGTGCGCCGTCATCTATACAGAGTTGTACTTTTGCCTGAGACACGCCTGAGAGATTTTCAATACCGCCTACACGCACTTGAAACACACCTTTGGAGCTCGTCAGGGAGAGTTATGTTTTATCATGACAGGCAGTTGCAATATACGGTGCGTGTCGATAATCCCAGCCCGGTATTTGCCAAAATGCTTCAACAGGCTATCGGCGGCGTTGAAGGTGAAATCCGCGTCATGCTGCAGTATCTGTTTCAGGCATTTGGCGCACGAGGACCGGCCAAGTATCGCGACATGTTGATGAATACCGGGACCGAAGAGATTGGCCATGTGCAGATGCTCGCTACGGCTGTCGCCATGAATCTGGAAGGCTCGCCGAGCTTTCTGAAAGAGGTGATGGCGCAGCAGAATCCGCTGCTTGCTGCCACGCTCGGAGGGATGGAGCCGCGTCAGTTTCTGTCGGCGGGCATGTCGGCGCTGGCTGCCGATGCTAACGGCGTGCCCTTTAACGGATCGCACGTGTATGACAGCGGGAATATCGTGGCCGACATGTATTCCAATGTGGCTGCCGAGGCCACCGGACGGGTGCTCGCGTGTCGTCTGTTCGAGATGACTGACGATCCTGGCATGAAAGACATGCTGCGCTTCCTGATCGCCCGTGACACCATGCACCAGCAACAGTGGCTGGCCGTGATCGAGGAACTGGGCGGTCATCCCGGCACCCTTCCGATTCCCAATTCCTTCGATCAGCGCGAGGAATTTCAGGAGGTGAGTTACGACTTTTTCGCCACCGGCGTCGCTGGCGTCGAGCCGTCGACTGGGCGCTGGACCGCTGGCCCCTCGCTCGACGGACGTGGCGAATTCAAAACCCGCATCAACACCCCGCTGGGTCAGGAACCCAGTCTGGCACCGCCGATTCCGGTCAGCCACGCCGAAGCGCAGCAGATGACCGGAGACGACACCGTGATCAGGCCGCAGTAACGCTCCGGCGTGTCCGCGCGTCCGGTGCTGGTGGTGGGTGCGCGGACGCACGGCTCTGATGCAGGCTTTGCCGAAGTTCAAAGGAGACCAACCATGAAACTGTCTGCCGCTCTGCTCGCATTCGCGTCGTGTGCCCCGATGCTGTCGGCCGATCCGGCCACCCTGAACAATCCCGATCTCCAGTTTGCCCAGGCAGCCACTGGCAGCAATCTGTTCGAGATTCAAAGCTCGCAGCTCGCCGTGACGCACAGCAGTTCCGATGCGGTCAAGGCGTTTGCCCAGATGCTGATTGCCGACCATACCGCTGCTCAGGCCAGCCTCGCGCCGCTGGCCGATGCCCAGCATATTCCCCTTCCGACGGTGTTGCCGCCTGACAAGCAGCTGAAGGTGGTTGCGCTCGGATCACTGAATGGAGCAGATTTCGACGCGGCCTTCATCAAGGAGCAGACCCTGGCGCACCAGCTGACCCTGAGTGTGCTGCAAAACGAGCTGAGCGCGGGCGTAAACGCCGATCTGAAAGGGTACGCCACCGCTCAAGTTCCGGTCATCACCATGCACCTGAACACCGTGGCAGCCCTCAAGCCCTGACCGTTCGCCGCTGCGCTGACACGCTACCCAGAAGACCAACAGTGTACGGTGCCGAAGAATGGGAGTGGGCG
This genomic interval from Deinococcus ruber contains the following:
- a CDS encoding IS630 family transposase, encoding MHRGRQSPVPILSDDERQVLNGLATRAKVMLLSADHPEWTLTEIGAHVGLCDDTVGTWRKRFAAERLEGLRDAPKSGAPRTIQDEAALRVVRLTLDTLPEGETHWSTRGMAQVSGMTQRAVHRIWRAFGLRPHLVSSFTLSKDPLLIEQVRDIVGLYLAPPDRAMVLCIDEKPQIQALERGSATFPMLPGQPEATGPTYVRHGTTTLIAALNASVGTVIGQCYPQHRAEEFRTFLDVVHAQVPQGLEVHVILDNYITHKTKIIQNWLLAHSNVHVHFTPTSGSWLNLVASWFALLSRKRLRRGNFTSKDDLEQAIEAFISQTNNVPKPFVWTRSADDILANIKRFCERHLPPDNSQRSSESDH
- a CDS encoding replication initiator protein A, giving the protein MTVVKPLVPVSTTRFDELNLAQSSLISFQKRLKPGETTWTHAFEIAGRAMNVECLGNAYGYPHGPDNDLMLVLINMYLEQGGHSGDWVVTTPYELLKAMGRSDGGRSYAMLHDGLMRLTGTTYRISGWIDTPGMGTRRATFRFIEKSSRRWKTSTCLATL
- a CDS encoding DUF4142 domain-containing protein, whose product is MKLSAALLAFASCAPMLSADPATLNNPDLQFAQAATGSNLFEIQSSQLAVTHSSSDAVKAFAQMLIADHTAAQASLAPLADAQHIPLPTVLPPDKQLKVVALGSLNGADFDAAFIKEQTLAHQLTLSVLQNELSAGVNADLKGYATAQVPVITMHLNTVAALKP
- a CDS encoding manganese catalase family protein, which codes for MFYHDRQLQYTVRVDNPSPVFAKMLQQAIGGVEGEIRVMLQYLFQAFGARGPAKYRDMLMNTGTEEIGHVQMLATAVAMNLEGSPSFLKEVMAQQNPLLAATLGGMEPRQFLSAGMSALAADANGVPFNGSHVYDSGNIVADMYSNVAAEATGRVLACRLFEMTDDPGMKDMLRFLIARDTMHQQQWLAVIEELGGHPGTLPIPNSFDQREEFQEVSYDFFATGVAGVEPSTGRWTAGPSLDGRGEFKTRINTPLGQEPSLAPPIPVSHAEAQQMTGDDTVIRPQ